A region from the Thermoplasmatales archaeon genome encodes:
- a CDS encoding putative integral membrane protein: MFANLKAGWRLARLVRKSVSKDRGVFLYPILSGIISVGIFAFTFASLYVTIPPNFSGNSIFIYIGALLLAYIAVGFLSTIILLAMLIAYRAHNSGNPVSLRTALGTAWSYRKQALEWAIFYTLLMVLLRIIESRFRGIGQFVIGAIGSMMIAIATFFAIPSILDNRSGPIDAVKNSVATIKNHFGQTFGGVAYVDLYTLIFTLSGVFAFIGGFMLISTAIPVFVLAILIVAGIMLIVVGVILNYTYLNIVKLVLFDYVNGKGLPDGINEDDVKSAIKRKKTRSIFRKDTSSQQDNF, translated from the coding sequence ATGTTTGCGAACCTCAAGGCCGGATGGCGGCTTGCAAGACTTGTGAGAAAGAGTGTGTCCAAAGACAGGGGAGTCTTTTTATATCCCATTCTTTCCGGGATTATCTCTGTCGGCATATTTGCATTCACATTCGCTTCTCTTTATGTCACTATTCCACCAAATTTCTCAGGCAACAGCATTTTCATCTACATTGGTGCCTTACTGCTTGCATATATAGCCGTTGGCTTTCTGTCAACAATAATCCTGCTAGCTATGCTAATAGCCTACAGGGCACATAATTCAGGGAATCCCGTTTCGCTGAGAACCGCATTGGGAACGGCGTGGTCTTACAGAAAGCAAGCCCTTGAATGGGCTATTTTTTACACACTGCTCATGGTTTTACTCAGGATCATTGAATCACGCTTTCGGGGTATTGGGCAGTTTGTAATCGGTGCAATTGGATCCATGATGATAGCCATAGCAACTTTTTTCGCCATTCCTTCCATACTTGACAACAGGTCGGGGCCCATAGATGCAGTTAAGAACAGTGTGGCAACAATAAAAAACCACTTCGGGCAAACCTTTGGAGGCGTTGCCTACGTAGATCTTTACACACTGATCTTCACGCTCAGTGGCGTGTTTGCGTTCATAGGAGGATTTATGCTGATATCAACTGCCATTCCCGTTTTTGTGCTGGCTATTTTAATAGTTGCCGGAATCATGCTTATAGTTGTTGGGGTGATCCTGAATTATACATACCTGAACATCGTCAAGCTGGTTCTGTTTGATTATGTAAATGGAAAGGGCCTTCCGGACGGTATCAACGAGGATGATGTGAAATCCGCCATCAAGAGAAAAAAGACTCGTTCAATATTCAGGAAAGACACATCAAGCCAGCAGGACAACTTCTGA
- a CDS encoding DNA adenine methylase, with product MLKPLVKWAGGKRQLLPSILKMLPESFETYIEPFAGGCAVLVGIYNIGKLKHAIISDLNEELINLYAVVKNDPEALIAEIDGMSFTNDSKSYYLCRDRFNALLGQSSFSKERAALFLYLNRHGYNGLWRVNGSGKFNVPFGRYSHPLMPAPDHIREFSAMLSSVDIYSGDFAGTCRIASGGDLVYLDPPYFPVSITSNFTGYSRGGFSMEQQSRLRTECEDMDRRGVKFIFNNSYTPEISRLYDRFFTYRVPSTRMINRNSDGRMGHYDLLGSNFAVAGTDSMIVDDSPYPN from the coding sequence GTGCTTAAGCCTTTAGTGAAATGGGCTGGGGGGAAGAGGCAGTTGCTGCCTTCAATACTGAAGATGCTTCCCGAAAGCTTTGAAACATACATTGAACCCTTTGCCGGAGGCTGTGCGGTTCTTGTTGGGATCTACAACATTGGTAAGCTAAAGCATGCCATTATTTCAGACCTTAATGAAGAGCTCATCAACCTTTATGCAGTTGTCAAGAATGACCCGGAGGCACTCATAGCTGAGATTGACGGCATGTCTTTCACCAACGACAGTAAGTCATACTATCTGTGCAGAGATAGGTTCAATGCCTTGCTTGGGCAGTCCAGTTTCAGTAAGGAACGGGCGGCATTGTTCCTGTACCTTAACCGCCATGGATATAATGGACTCTGGAGAGTAAATGGATCCGGAAAATTCAACGTACCATTTGGGAGATACAGCCATCCGCTTATGCCTGCCCCGGATCATATCAGGGAATTCAGCGCAATGCTCTCCTCTGTCGACATATACAGCGGGGACTTCGCCGGAACATGCAGGATCGCATCGGGCGGAGACCTGGTTTACCTGGACCCCCCGTATTTTCCCGTATCCATTACGTCAAACTTTACAGGATATTCAAGAGGTGGATTTTCCATGGAACAACAGAGCCGCCTGAGAACAGAGTGTGAAGATATGGACAGAAGGGGAGTGAAGTTCATTTTCAATAATTCTTACACTCCCGAAATCTCGAGGCTTTATGATAGATTTTTCACGTACAGGGTGCCGTCTACAAGGATGATAAACCGCAATTCAGACGGGCGCATGGGACACTATGACCTGCTTGGATCAAATTTTGCTGTAGCCGGAACAGACAGCATGATCGTGGATGACTCACCGTATCCCAACTGA
- the guaB_1 gene encoding Inosine-5'-monophosphate dehydrogenase gives MFEDKFQKVKDGFTFDDVLLLPFKAYVEPRDVDVSSRLSRHIKLRVPILSSPMDTVTEAEMAIAMARYGGIGVIHRNMSTNEQILLVRQVKREESIIIRDVHTVDPDTPLEVVRSIMKNKHIGGLPVVSGEKLVGIVTKRDIEFADKQKKTVSDIMVSKVISAGDDITIEQATEILFKNRIEKLPLVDKKGRLVGLITAKDIFTREKYPDATRDEEGKLMVSAAVGPFDIDRAVNLEKEGADMIVVDTAHAHNQNVMESVRKMRKSIGVDLVVGNIATKTAAEDLISLDIDGLRVGIGPGSICTTRIIAGIGVPQLTAVSEVAEYADKQGIPVISDGGIRYSGDIVKAFAAGANSVMLGSLFAGTDESPGAEMIINGRKYKSYRGMGSIGAIQKGASDRYGKLGQNKFVAEGVEGAVPYRGKVHEVLFQLVGGLKSGMGYSGAKDIEELRKNSRFVRITTNGLRESHPHDIRVLTEPPNYQNYEL, from the coding sequence ATGTTTGAGGATAAGTTCCAGAAAGTGAAGGATGGTTTCACTTTCGACGATGTGCTTCTGTTACCATTCAAGGCATATGTGGAGCCGAGAGACGTTGACGTTTCATCCAGGCTGAGCAGGCACATAAAGCTCAGAGTCCCCATATTGAGTTCACCAATGGACACAGTTACTGAGGCAGAGATGGCAATAGCCATGGCAAGATACGGCGGGATTGGCGTCATCCACCGGAATATGTCAACCAATGAACAGATTCTACTGGTAAGGCAGGTCAAGAGGGAGGAATCCATAATAATAAGGGATGTTCACACCGTTGATCCCGATACACCACTCGAAGTGGTAAGGAGCATAATGAAGAACAAGCACATCGGCGGTCTCCCGGTTGTAAGCGGAGAGAAACTGGTCGGAATTGTAACCAAGAGGGATATTGAATTTGCAGACAAACAGAAGAAGACTGTTTCTGATATAATGGTAAGCAAGGTGATATCAGCCGGAGACGACATCACCATAGAACAGGCAACAGAAATACTTTTCAAGAACAGGATAGAGAAACTTCCTCTTGTTGACAAGAAAGGCAGGCTTGTTGGCCTCATCACTGCGAAGGACATTTTCACGAGGGAAAAATATCCCGATGCCACAAGGGACGAAGAGGGAAAGCTCATGGTATCAGCAGCCGTGGGCCCCTTTGACATAGACAGGGCGGTGAACCTTGAGAAGGAGGGTGCGGACATGATCGTGGTCGATACTGCGCATGCCCACAACCAGAACGTTATGGAAAGCGTAAGGAAAATGAGGAAGAGCATCGGGGTGGATCTTGTCGTTGGGAACATTGCGACAAAAACAGCCGCGGAAGACCTTATTTCACTTGATATTGACGGACTCCGCGTCGGGATAGGGCCGGGATCCATCTGCACAACCAGGATCATAGCCGGGATCGGCGTCCCGCAGCTGACTGCTGTTTCAGAGGTTGCTGAATATGCCGACAAGCAGGGTATACCTGTCATCTCGGACGGAGGGATCAGGTATTCAGGAGACATAGTGAAGGCATTTGCGGCAGGCGCCAACTCAGTGATGCTTGGATCACTATTTGCCGGGACAGACGAAAGCCCTGGAGCTGAGATGATAATAAACGGAAGGAAGTACAAGTCATACAGGGGGATGGGCTCAATCGGTGCCATACAGAAAGGGGCATCTGACAGGTATGGCAAGCTGGGCCAGAACAAATTTGTCGCTGAGGGCGTGGAAGGAGCCGTTCCTTACCGCGGAAAGGTGCATGAGGTTCTTTTCCAGCTGGTTGGAGGGCTGAAGTCCGGCATGGGCTACTCAGGAGCCAAAGATATAGAGGAACTCAGGAAGAATTCAAGGTTCGTGAGGATCACCACCAATGGTCTCAGGGAAAGCCACCCGCATGACATCAGGGTACTCACGGAACCGCCAAACTACCAGAATTATGAACTGTAG
- a CDS encoding putative isochorismatase family protein, with translation MMPNFESQIKKEDSALIVWDIQDTLVSRAFNGKEILGNVKTLIDAARKNSVPVFYTKITPLPEKFESPLRKSMGRGGFNPGVIAKEISPADGDVVLNKNTASIFIGTNFELMTRNAGIHTLIFTGISTEIGVETSARHAQNLGYLPVIVEDAVTSSDKDAHERSLKNLARMMPVLKTGNVVRIMEK, from the coding sequence ATGATGCCGAATTTCGAAAGCCAGATAAAAAAGGAAGACAGCGCACTAATAGTCTGGGATATACAGGACACTCTGGTTTCCAGAGCTTTTAATGGTAAGGAGATACTCGGAAACGTGAAAACGCTTATAGATGCCGCAAGGAAAAACTCTGTTCCGGTCTTCTACACCAAGATCACGCCCCTCCCAGAGAAATTTGAATCCCCTTTGAGGAAGTCAATGGGCCGCGGAGGATTCAATCCAGGTGTCATAGCAAAGGAGATTTCACCCGCTGATGGGGATGTGGTTCTCAATAAGAATACCGCCAGCATTTTCATAGGCACCAATTTTGAACTGATGACAAGAAATGCCGGAATTCACACCCTGATATTTACTGGCATATCCACCGAGATAGGGGTTGAGACTTCTGCCAGGCACGCACAGAATCTCGGTTACCTGCCTGTTATTGTAGAGGATGCAGTAACCTCGTCAGATAAGGATGCTCATGAGCGAAGCCTGAAGAACTTGGCGAGAATGATGCCTGTCCTGAAGACTGGCAATGTTGTCAGGATAATGGAGAAGTAG
- a CDS encoding 3-deoxy-7-phosphoheptulonate synthase — translation MIVIPASQRFEGKIRDLILDSTSSFRELTLYGKRIFLTDSVPENQAEMVGMEAILMENGLYSRKMKAERTTVEVGGVTVGGTGLVIAAGPCAVESEDQIMEIAESVRHLGADMLRGGAFKPRTTPYSFQGLGKEGVKLLRRASDATGLPVVSEIMDISDYPIFADDVDMLQVGSRNSQNFSMLKFLGKTAKPVLLKNGMGNTVSEWLNSAEYLLSGGNGNVVMCYRGTRGFEDGTRFTMDIGVMPVLRDKTHLPVCADPSHPAGNRAYVESMALAAVVSGVDMLEIEVHNDPAHALSDAKQQLTVEEFAVLSKNARKLRDSLQK, via the coding sequence TTGATCGTGATTCCAGCTAGTCAAAGGTTTGAGGGTAAGATCAGGGACTTGATCCTGGATTCAACCTCCTCTTTCAGGGAACTAACGCTCTATGGAAAACGCATATTCCTGACAGACTCCGTTCCCGAAAACCAGGCTGAAATGGTTGGTATGGAGGCTATTTTAATGGAGAACGGCCTCTATTCAAGAAAGATGAAGGCAGAAAGGACAACTGTGGAAGTTGGCGGGGTAACTGTCGGAGGAACAGGACTGGTCATCGCTGCAGGACCATGCGCTGTGGAATCCGAAGATCAAATAATGGAGATAGCCGAGAGTGTCAGGCATCTTGGAGCTGACATGCTGCGTGGGGGCGCATTCAAGCCCAGGACAACTCCATACTCATTCCAGGGCCTTGGAAAGGAAGGAGTAAAACTTCTAAGGAGAGCGTCAGATGCAACAGGACTTCCAGTGGTTTCCGAGATAATGGACATCTCTGATTATCCCATCTTCGCGGACGATGTCGACATGTTGCAGGTCGGATCACGCAACTCCCAGAATTTTTCCATGCTGAAATTTCTGGGTAAAACAGCTAAACCTGTACTCCTGAAAAACGGTATGGGCAACACGGTGTCGGAGTGGCTCAACTCGGCAGAATATCTTCTTTCAGGAGGAAATGGCAATGTTGTTATGTGTTACCGTGGAACGAGAGGGTTCGAGGACGGTACCAGGTTCACCATGGATATCGGCGTGATGCCGGTGTTAAGGGATAAAACGCATCTTCCAGTATGCGCTGATCCAAGCCATCCTGCAGGGAACAGGGCGTACGTTGAGTCCATGGCCCTTGCTGCAGTTGTATCCGGCGTTGACATGCTTGAGATCGAGGTGCACAACGATCCTGCCCATGCACTTTCGGACGCGAAACAGCAATTGACAGTCGAAGAATTTGCGGTGCTTTCAAAGAATGCAAGAAAATTGCGGGATTCGTTACAGAAATGA
- a CDS encoding uracil-DNA glycosylase, family 4 translates to MKSLPDLCNEIRNCKKCDLQFSRKKPVCGFGGSQSTIMIIGEAPGAKEDEAGKPFVGRSGKLLDATLESAMIPKIKVYLTNSVRCRPKVGETPRNSEIRACSPYLREEMDAIRPRLVVPMGNSAIKALGEILNNNFGKVTEISGTIYYCRKTFVIPQFHPAAILRNPKRSVKFRENFDTISRLARDVEIDTLDDIVRNYDVKIIQ, encoded by the coding sequence ATGAAAAGTCTACCGGATCTCTGCAACGAGATCAGGAACTGCAAGAAATGTGATCTGCAGTTTTCACGCAAGAAGCCGGTATGTGGATTCGGAGGGTCCCAGTCCACAATAATGATCATAGGAGAGGCTCCGGGTGCCAAGGAAGACGAAGCCGGAAAACCCTTTGTAGGAAGGAGTGGCAAGCTGCTGGATGCGACCCTGGAGTCAGCCATGATACCGAAGATCAAGGTTTATCTCACAAATTCGGTCAGATGCAGGCCGAAGGTTGGTGAAACCCCCCGGAACTCAGAGATAAGGGCATGCTCTCCGTACCTGAGAGAGGAGATGGATGCAATAAGGCCCAGGCTTGTTGTGCCCATGGGAAACTCTGCGATTAAGGCGCTGGGAGAAATCCTGAACAATAATTTCGGAAAGGTCACCGAGATTTCAGGCACCATATACTATTGCAGGAAAACATTCGTGATCCCGCAGTTCCATCCTGCAGCCATACTCAGGAACCCGAAGAGAAGTGTAAAGTTCAGGGAAAACTTCGATACCATATCCAGGCTGGCAAGGGACGTTGAAATAGATACGCTTGACGACATAGTAAGGAACTATGATGTGAAGATAATCCAGTGA
- a CDS encoding hypothetical protein (putative conserved protein) — MIIADVTFYPIGNGVSAGKTIREAITKLKESGFKCYPNSMATVIEANTLEQIFSAISNAESFIVSKGFQRVETIIKIDHRLDLENTVERKLKAIREA; from the coding sequence ATGATTATTGCAGACGTTACGTTCTACCCGATAGGAAATGGAGTTTCTGCTGGAAAAACCATCAGGGAAGCCATTACCAAACTGAAGGAGAGTGGTTTCAAGTGCTACCCGAACAGCATGGCGACAGTGATTGAGGCAAACACACTTGAGCAGATATTCAGCGCGATTTCAAATGCTGAATCATTTATTGTCTCGAAAGGTTTCCAGAGAGTGGAAACTATAATCAAAATAGACCACAGACTGGATCTTGAGAATACTGTTGAAAGGAAACTCAAGGCAATCAGGGAAGCTTAG
- a CDS encoding putative transporter encodes MSGSYLSSLRAGGIFSNRYVRAISVAQLIRVLGRSQAWIFIPLYLSIVRHVQYPVIGFLFFITAIISLPFSIYGGNLIDRFGRRKLALITPPLIMLIFIVISTLIFLNSYIYVIYVAFVMVEPMMSIQGILDNVIITDTVKEADRTDAFGVVRIMANIGFSAGPAIGGFLSYLNYGYVFLFPAVSTAVEWIIYALYVQETPHVTSLSSKGFSFPKKDTKFIIISLLIGSIFFVAGQWGTTLTLFWSRVDFITNREIGILYTVNGFAVVFLQMPTNAIFRKISDSTRIAIGGLIYSFSFLALAFFNGTVFLIIDVIAITMGENVISPVIYSIIGKMSPADKRGQYFGAAQLVIGLVQPIAPLAGTVMLSYFYADPVLMWGPLALLGIILSYMVYLYAGRILRKLPDTSP; translated from the coding sequence TTGTCGGGTTCCTATTTATCATCATTGAGGGCAGGTGGAATTTTTTCGAACAGATATGTGAGAGCCATATCGGTAGCGCAGCTTATCAGGGTCCTCGGGCGCTCGCAGGCGTGGATATTCATCCCCCTGTACCTTTCTATTGTCAGGCATGTCCAGTATCCTGTGATTGGTTTCCTCTTCTTCATAACTGCAATAATATCCCTCCCATTCTCCATATATGGTGGAAACCTCATAGACCGGTTCGGAAGAAGAAAACTGGCCCTCATAACGCCTCCCCTGATTATGCTGATTTTCATCGTGATCTCAACGCTCATTTTCCTGAATTCATACATCTACGTGATATACGTAGCGTTCGTGATGGTTGAGCCCATGATGAGCATACAGGGAATACTCGACAATGTCATAATAACCGATACGGTGAAGGAGGCCGACAGGACAGATGCCTTCGGCGTTGTAAGGATAATGGCAAACATAGGTTTCTCAGCAGGGCCTGCAATAGGAGGTTTCCTTTCTTATCTCAACTACGGCTATGTTTTCCTGTTCCCGGCGGTATCTACTGCGGTTGAATGGATCATTTACGCCCTCTACGTGCAGGAGACGCCGCATGTCACCAGCCTATCTTCAAAGGGATTTTCCTTCCCGAAGAAGGATACAAAGTTCATAATAATCAGCCTCCTGATAGGATCAATATTCTTTGTAGCCGGCCAGTGGGGTACCACCCTTACCCTCTTCTGGAGCAGGGTTGATTTCATCACTAACAGAGAAATAGGAATACTGTACACAGTCAACGGATTTGCCGTTGTGTTCCTGCAGATGCCGACAAATGCAATCTTTAGAAAGATAAGTGACAGCACGCGGATAGCAATAGGCGGGCTGATTTACTCCTTCTCATTCCTCGCGCTGGCCTTCTTCAATGGCACTGTCTTCCTCATAATTGATGTGATAGCAATAACAATGGGAGAAAACGTGATCTCTCCCGTGATTTACAGCATTATAGGAAAGATGTCACCTGCAGACAAACGGGGGCAGTATTTCGGCGCTGCCCAGCTCGTCATCGGCCTTGTGCAGCCTATTGCCCCGCTTGCTGGTACTGTTATGCTTTCATATTTCTATGCAGACCCTGTACTCATGTGGGGGCCGCTGGCATTGCTGGGCATAATCCTTTCATACATGGTGTATCTTTACGCTGGCCGTATTCTGCGCAAGTTGCCGGATACTTCTCCATGA
- the polB_1 gene encoding DNA polymerase II small subunit — translation MLFQDKVSILEYFNKHGLLVSPQALEIILSRSLGDMIPRLVSEDVVSTGYVDEKTVKSILIGKTKTSPEDFEVYIPDIKVRSSVDDFRNHFVSKYTKLKKIIATSSSMRGSTDIRSVKKTAGEVKFVGMVSTVEKTKNGHKRIVVEDLEDSVSVILMKSKNMADELILQDEVIGIVGNTSNGQGETVIFANEIIRPDIPFRMIDETRREPVFLASLSDIHVGSKTFRKDDFMHMISWIKSSDEEAQNLKYLILSGDVVDGIGVYPSQEEDLEIMNPFEQYAKLGEYLSQIPEDIRVYVMPGNHDSVRLAEPQPVFSQKIAQSLGRNVTLIPNPYTLHLEGRNVLVYHGMSLNDMVELVPGANFETIGKAIEEILKRRHLAPRYGGKTPLIPSPVDYHVIEEVPDIFITGHVHSHALGNYRGVRYVNSSTWQSQTEYQRMMNFSPNPSRLTMFDLNSKTTIVKKFGVD, via the coding sequence TTGCTATTCCAGGACAAGGTCTCGATTCTTGAGTATTTTAACAAGCATGGGCTTCTGGTTTCACCACAGGCCCTGGAAATAATACTCAGCAGGAGCCTTGGAGACATGATACCCAGGCTGGTATCTGAAGACGTGGTCAGCACTGGCTACGTCGATGAGAAAACGGTCAAGAGCATACTTATCGGAAAGACCAAGACTTCCCCGGAGGATTTTGAGGTTTACATCCCGGACATCAAGGTAAGGAGCTCCGTAGATGATTTCCGGAATCACTTCGTAAGCAAGTACACCAAACTCAAGAAGATCATAGCCACATCCAGCTCTATGCGTGGAAGCACTGACATCCGGAGCGTGAAGAAGACCGCAGGGGAGGTGAAGTTCGTCGGGATGGTTTCCACGGTTGAAAAAACGAAGAACGGACACAAGAGGATAGTAGTCGAGGATCTTGAGGACAGCGTCAGTGTGATCCTTATGAAAAGCAAGAACATGGCTGATGAGCTCATACTGCAGGATGAAGTAATAGGCATTGTGGGCAATACATCAAACGGCCAGGGGGAGACAGTGATTTTTGCTAACGAGATCATCCGGCCGGACATACCGTTCAGGATGATTGATGAAACCCGGAGAGAACCGGTATTCCTGGCCTCGCTGTCAGACATACATGTGGGCAGCAAGACGTTCAGGAAAGACGATTTCATGCATATGATATCATGGATCAAGAGCTCGGATGAAGAAGCACAGAACCTCAAGTACCTGATCCTGAGCGGTGACGTGGTTGACGGTATAGGCGTATACCCTTCCCAGGAGGAAGACCTGGAAATAATGAATCCATTTGAGCAGTATGCTAAACTCGGGGAATATCTGTCTCAAATTCCTGAGGACATAAGGGTGTATGTAATGCCGGGAAATCATGATAGCGTTAGACTGGCCGAGCCACAGCCGGTATTTTCTCAGAAGATCGCACAATCACTGGGAAGGAATGTTACACTTATTCCAAACCCGTACACCCTGCACCTCGAAGGAAGGAACGTCCTGGTATACCACGGGATGTCCCTGAACGACATGGTTGAGCTGGTTCCCGGTGCAAATTTTGAGACCATAGGCAAGGCGATTGAGGAGATACTCAAGAGGAGGCACCTTGCACCGAGATATGGAGGAAAAACACCGCTGATACCGAGCCCGGTCGACTACCACGTAATTGAGGAAGTGCCTGACATTTTCATAACCGGCCATGTGCATTCCCATGCACTGGGAAACTACCGCGGCGTCAGGTACGTGAATTCATCCACATGGCAATCACAGACAGAATACCAGAGGATGATGAACTTCAGCCCCAATCCTTCCAGACTGACGATGTTCGACCTGAACTCGAAGACCACAATAGTGAAGAAATTCGGAGTGGACTAG
- a CDS encoding putative DMT superfamily transporter inner membrane protein, producing the protein MPKSIDVAGFMAMSSFWGLNYIMVKFALLYEPPLMLLLFRVMFAAIFSLFLIKGGLKFPRDLVTNLKMVILSALNITLFMGLWFIGEGTESASISSILVYTYPIFSIIFSSIFLADRIGPLTVAGSVLGFAGIVLIFVDQLSISPGIGLILLLLSALSWAGGTIFYKKYIHTTHPATVNAIQYIYALPFITVWAFATESFSLSGITWQFLLISLYIGVLGTAVAYFIYLKLYREYSVPAISSYFFLVPALSILFSFLILGQTNTIFTYGGFALVAVGIYLTSRSQRNMGNEPQSISL; encoded by the coding sequence GTGCCTAAGTCAATAGATGTTGCGGGATTCATGGCAATGTCGTCATTCTGGGGATTGAACTACATAATGGTAAAATTTGCCCTCCTGTACGAGCCTCCGCTAATGCTCCTGCTGTTCAGGGTCATGTTTGCTGCCATATTCTCGCTCTTCCTGATCAAGGGCGGGTTGAAATTTCCCAGGGATCTTGTTACAAACCTGAAGATGGTCATACTCTCTGCACTTAACATAACCCTGTTCATGGGACTCTGGTTCATAGGGGAGGGCACGGAGAGTGCCTCAATTTCGTCCATCCTTGTTTACACATACCCCATATTCTCCATAATATTCTCCTCAATTTTCCTTGCAGACAGGATCGGGCCCCTTACAGTAGCAGGTTCAGTTCTTGGCTTCGCGGGTATTGTCCTGATATTTGTGGATCAACTGTCCATAAGCCCGGGAATAGGCCTCATACTCCTGCTGCTATCCGCTCTTAGCTGGGCAGGTGGAACAATATTCTATAAGAAATACATACACACGACACACCCTGCAACCGTTAATGCCATACAGTATATTTACGCGCTGCCATTCATAACTGTGTGGGCTTTTGCGACTGAAAGTTTCAGCCTTTCGGGGATAACATGGCAGTTCCTGCTGATCAGCCTGTACATCGGGGTGCTTGGCACCGCAGTGGCTTATTTTATCTACCTTAAGCTTTACCGGGAGTATTCTGTCCCAGCCATATCTTCATATTTTTTCCTGGTTCCTGCCCTATCCATACTGTTCAGCTTCCTGATCCTCGGGCAGACAAATACTATTTTCACCTACGGAGGATTCGCGCTGGTTGCAGTTGGAATATACCTGACATCCAGAAGCCAGAGAAACATGGGGAATGAGCCGCAATCAATAAGTCTATAA
- a CDS encoding putative HKD family nuclease, producing MPTLYEMVKEAVMSSGGTATNKEIIQYALTHYEHDNKQSMIDTINSASVNSLGRINYFFNQREVVEPREKYDFLFKLGRASVTLYNPAIHGIWGIKSVNGSFKVYRVDLQRTVGSSLVLYNLYSREDLLRIFGESEMTPTWRQSGIISVKTSEGDTLFFVTLGSQGIGEEWVDESGILRWHPQKHQKRSDPQIQRFKESNNRGDLIYLFIRVEGDKKYYYAGTLKYLSTVTNTDDRIFFNWQISPWPPNQTFSSNIVKKVPTDVKLEVLTQTSFEEEERTEKIVKGLSPDDVANRLRSLSPNPDEYIVINGKRLKRDLVAISLIKQNRGFKCQICGVSIKKENGGLYIEGAHIKAKSLGGKEEPKNILVLCPNHHKEFDYGSRVVLELNENLIRFNLNGNEYTVSLKIVV from the coding sequence ATGCCAACTTTGTATGAAATGGTCAAAGAAGCAGTAATGTCAAGTGGTGGTACTGCTACTAATAAAGAAATTATACAATACGCATTAACTCATTATGAACACGACAATAAACAGTCCATGATAGATACTATTAACTCTGCATCTGTTAATTCCCTAGGTAGAATAAATTATTTTTTCAACCAACGCGAGGTTGTGGAACCTCGCGAGAAATATGATTTCCTTTTCAAGCTTGGGAGAGCTTCAGTTACACTTTACAACCCTGCAATTCATGGTATTTGGGGGATTAAAAGTGTTAACGGGTCTTTCAAAGTGTATAGGGTTGATTTGCAGAGAACTGTTGGATCTTCCCTAGTTCTTTATAATCTGTATAGCAGAGAGGATTTGCTGAGGATTTTTGGAGAATCTGAAATGACCCCAACATGGAGACAGTCGGGCATAATTTCAGTTAAAACCTCAGAAGGTGATACTTTGTTTTTCGTGACTCTGGGAAGCCAAGGCATTGGTGAAGAGTGGGTTGACGAAAGTGGTATCCTTCGTTGGCACCCACAAAAACATCAGAAAAGAAGTGACCCCCAAATCCAAAGATTTAAAGAATCTAATAATCGAGGAGATCTAATTTACCTATTTATTAGAGTTGAAGGGGATAAAAAATATTATTATGCAGGGACTTTGAAGTACCTTTCTACCGTAACTAATACCGACGATCGAATATTTTTTAATTGGCAAATAAGCCCTTGGCCTCCAAATCAAACATTCTCCTCAAACATAGTTAAAAAAGTGCCAACTGATGTTAAGTTGGAAGTGTTAACTCAAACAAGTTTTGAAGAAGAGGAGAGAACCGAAAAAATCGTGAAGGGTTTATCTCCTGATGATGTAGCAAATCGCCTCAGGTCCCTGAGTCCTAATCCGGACGAGTATATAGTTATTAATGGGAAGCGTCTAAAAAGGGATCTAGTGGCAATCTCTCTTATTAAACAAAATAGAGGTTTCAAATGTCAGATTTGTGGGGTTTCTATTAAGAAGGAAAATGGGGGATTATACATTGAGGGGGCGCACATAAAGGCTAAAAGCTTGGGTGGCAAAGAGGAGCCAAAGAATATTTTGGTGCTGTGTCCTAATCACCATAAGGAGTTTGACTATGGGAGCAGAGTGGTGTTAGAACTCAATGAAAACTTGATCCGGTTTAACCTAAACGGAAATGAATATACAGTATCTCTGAAGATAGTTGTGTAA